CATGGGGCCACCCTGCTGCTGCATCGGGCCGGGGCCGTGCGGGCCCTGCGGTCCGCCGGGGCCCGGGGGCAGCTGCGGAGCGCCACCCGGCAGCTGGGGCGGGCCGCCCATCTGCTGCTGGTGCGGCGGTACCGGCTGCGGACCGGATATGGCAGCGGGCACGGGAGCGCCGGGACGGTCCTGCGGCTCCGGCGGCTTGCGCATCTGCTGCTGTTGCTGGTTCTGCGCGGCGGCACGGGTGGCGGCGGCGAGCTTCGCGCGAAGGTCCTCGTTCTCGCGGAGCAGCCGTGTCAGTTCGGCCTCGACCTCGTCTAGGAAGGCATCGACCTCGTCCTCGTCATAGCCTTCTCGGAGACGGACGGTCGTGAACTGCTTGTTCCGCACGTCCTCGGGGGTCAACGGCATCTCTTCACCTCAACTGGGTTCCATCGGCGGGGCCATCCCCGCGTGGGGCAGGGAACACCATCATTCACAGCTGACCCACGATGGCGATCAGAATGTAGACGATGATCATCAGGACGAAGAAGGACAGGTCGAGCGCCACGCCCCCGAGACGCAGCGGCGGGATGAACCGCCGCAGAAGCTTGAGCGGTGGATCGGTGACAGTGTAGGTGGCCTCCAGTACGACCACCATCGGCTTGCCCGGTTGCCACGAGCGGGCGAACTGGAACACGTAGTCCATGACCAGCCTGAAGATCAGCACGATGAGGAAACACATCAGCGCGATGTAGAGCACATCCATGACCACGCTCATCTCCGCGCGTCCCTCTCCCCTGTCACTCTGGTCCTTAGGACCGGTCTCGTCGGCCTTGCGTCTCAGCTCTGGTTGAAGAACCCGCCCTCTGCGATGCGGGCCTTGTCCTCCGCCG
This is a stretch of genomic DNA from Streptomyces sp. NA04227. It encodes these proteins:
- a CDS encoding YggT family protein produces the protein MSVVMDVLYIALMCFLIVLIFRLVMDYVFQFARSWQPGKPMVVVLEATYTVTDPPLKLLRRFIPPLRLGGVALDLSFFVLMIIVYILIAIVGQL